In the Pseudomonadota bacterium genome, CCTTCGAGGTGACCGGCGTAGGCAAGTAGGCCGCCGGCGGTCGGGGAAATTAACGAGCCATCACGCCGCCATTCGACCGATCCGGTTTCGGCGGTGGACAGGCCCGCAAGCACCTTCAAAAGCGTCGTTTTCCCGCTTCCGTTCACGCCTTTGACATGCACAAGTGGGTGCGTTTGAGTAAATTGGGCATGACTCAACAAACAGCGTTCGCCGCGCCATATCTCAAGGTCGCTGTAGGCCACGACGCAGGACGCGTGTTGGCGCGCAAAGAGTGAGGTCATGCAGGTCGCCCCACGAAAAATAAAACTGGTGCCCGGAGCGAGACTTGAACTCGCACTTCCTTACGGAAAACGGATTTTAAGTCCGCAGCGTCTACCAATTCCGCCACCCGGGCTGTTTGCAGCCGCACCTAGTTCGAAATGGAGGCTAGACCCGGAATCGAACCGGGGTACACGGCTTTGCAGGCCGTTGCATCACCACTCTGCCATCTAGCCAGAAATGTCGTTGGGCGGTGCGACGGTGTGGGCACCGCCGCAAGCCGCGGAACTGTAGCATACTGATCTCTTAAATGCAGGCCAATCCGAGCGGAAATTGGCGCTAACTCGCGACGCCCTCTGCCCGCGCCCAACATCGGCGATCAGCGCCGCTGACCGAAGAAATTCAGGCCTTTTTTGCCTCGAGCTGCGCCAGTTGCTCGGGGGTTGCGTCCGTCTGATGATTCGCTTTCCACTCGGCATATGACATGCCATAAACCGCCTCATGGGCCTCGGAAATGTCCAGTTCCACACCCTGCTCATCCGCCGCGGCCACATACCACTTGCTGAGACAGTTGCGACAAAAGTCGGCCAACAGCATGAGCTCGATATTTTGCACATGCTTTCGTTCATCCAAATGTCGAATGAGACGTCGAAAAACGGCGGCTTCAACTTCAGTGCGCGTATCAATATCCAGTTTCTGGCTCATTCATTGCCCTCCTTCAGGCCCAATCTCTCATGCATAAGCGGACTCGTTGTGGTGTATTGCACGCGTACTTTCTTATCGGGTTCTATCCGCTGCTTGATGGCAAACGCGGCGAGCGCGCCCTCGTGAAAACCGGATAAGATCAGTTTCTTTTTGCCAGGATAGGTATTGATATCACCCACGGCATACACGCCGGGCATGGAAGTTTCGAACTTCTCGGTATCCACTGGCAGCGTTTTACGCTCGAGTTCGAGCCCCCAATCCGCGATCGGCCCAAGTTTTGGCGCCAGACCAAAAAAGACCAGCATGTGATCGGCCTCGAGCGCCTCAATTTCGCCATTGTCGCGTTTTACGTGTACGTGGCTGAGTTTGCCGTTGTCGCCCTGCAACGAGTCGACGACCGTTCTTTCCAGTAGTGCAGCTCGACCCTGTGCGACCAGTGCTTTAAATTTTTCGACGGAGGCATCAACAGCCCGATACTCATCGCGTCGATGGACGAGAGTCACATGCTTCGCTCGGTCCGCTAATTCCAGCGCCCAGTCAAGGGCCGAGTCACCCCCGCCAAAAATCACAAGGCGTTGATCAGAAAATCGTTCCGGGAATCGGACACGATAGTGCAGCGATTCCCCCTCGAACGCATCGGCATCGGCCACGCGAATTTTACGCGGCTGAAAAGATCCGACGCCCCCTGCAATCACAACCGCCTTGGCGCGAAATTCGGTATCAAGGTGTGTGCGCAGGACAAACTGTTCGCCCTGCGCTTCCAACTCGGTCACTTCCTGACCAAGATGAAGCCCCGCGTTGAACGGTTCGATTTGCTTGAGCAGATTCTCGGTTAGCTCCTGTCCGGTGCACACCGGTACAGCCGGTATGTCATAAATTGGCTTGTCAGGATACAGCTCAGCACATTGGCCACCGGGTTGCGAAATCGAATCAACCACCTCACAACGCAGGCCGAGCAAGCCGAGCTCAAACACCTGAAACAATCCGCAGGGTCCGGCCCCAATTATGACCACATCGGTATCAATGTGCGGTGTGTCGCTCATAATGTCTCCCGGAAGGCTCCATAGCGTAGCGTGGTTTGCGTGAGGCGGATCCACAAAAAAAGCCCACCATTGGTGGGCTTTGGAATCTGGAGCGGGAAACGAGACTCGAACTCGCGACCCCGACCTTGGCAAGGTCGTGCTCTACCAACTGAGCTATTCCCGCAATGCCGTCCCACAACGTAGTGTGGCGAGCGGCGTATTGTAGCCGCTGACCGTTCTTAGTCAAGCGATTGGCCCCACATTGGGCAAAATATCACGACCTCCTGCTCACCCGCCGCCATTGCCGCCACTAATCGATATCGGTGGTGAAATGCGGCATGGCCGACCGCAGATAGATGGCCATTGAGATCAGTGTGAGAATCGCCGCGATAAACAGCGCCGCCATGCCAATCCAATAAATGGGGATGCCGTAAAACGGCTGCTCCCAGAGCATCCACGCGAGCGCGGTGATTTGTGCCACCGTCTTGATTTTGCCGACCGGCCCAACCGCCACCACATTGCGATTGCCGGCCTCGGCCATCCACTCGCGCAACGCTGAGATCGTGATTTCGCGCCCGATGATAATAGCGGCACCCAACGCCACCGGGATACCCCATGCGTCGGGCACCGAATGAACGATCAGCACCAGTGCCGTGGCCACCATGAGCTTGTCGGCTACCGGGTCCAGAAAGGCCCCAAATCGGGACGTCTGATTCCACTTGCGCGCCAGATAGCCATCGAGGATATCGGTGAGTCCGGCGGTCACGAAGATCAGGCTGCTCGCAGGTCGAGCCCATTCAAACGGGAGGAAAAACACCAACACGAAAAGCGGAATCAACGCAATACGCAGCCAGGTAAGCAAAATGGGGGCGTTCATTAAATTGCGGTTTCCGTATTAAGCCTCATGGATCTGAGTGTAAATGGTTTTGGCCAATTTTGGACCAATTCCGTCAACTTTCTTAAGATCATCGATACC is a window encoding:
- a CDS encoding NAD(P)/FAD-dependent oxidoreductase is translated as MSDTPHIDTDVVIIGAGPCGLFQVFELGLLGLRCEVVDSISQPGGQCAELYPDKPIYDIPAVPVCTGQELTENLLKQIEPFNAGLHLGQEVTELEAQGEQFVLRTHLDTEFRAKAVVIAGGVGSFQPRKIRVADADAFEGESLHYRVRFPERFSDQRLVIFGGGDSALDWALELADRAKHVTLVHRRDEYRAVDASVEKFKALVAQGRAALLERTVVDSLQGDNGKLSHVHVKRDNGEIEALEADHMLVFFGLAPKLGPIADWGLELERKTLPVDTEKFETSMPGVYAVGDINTYPGKKKLILSGFHEGALAAFAIKQRIEPDKKVRVQYTTTSPLMHERLGLKEGNE
- a CDS encoding DUF1244 domain-containing protein, with translation MSQKLDIDTRTEVEAAVFRRLIRHLDERKHVQNIELMLLADFCRNCLSKWYVAAADEQGVELDISEAHEAVYGMSYAEWKANHQTDATPEQLAQLEAKKA
- the pgsA gene encoding CDP-diacylglycerol--glycerol-3-phosphate 3-phosphatidyltransferase; amino-acid sequence: MNAPILLTWLRIALIPLFVLVFFLPFEWARPASSLIFVTAGLTDILDGYLARKWNQTSRFGAFLDPVADKLMVATALVLIVHSVPDAWGIPVALGAAIIIGREITISALREWMAEAGNRNVVAVGPVGKIKTVAQITALAWMLWEQPFYGIPIYWIGMAALFIAAILTLISMAIYLRSAMPHFTTDID